The Vitis vinifera cultivar Pinot Noir 40024 chromosome 1, ASM3070453v1 DNA segment TTTTGGACCGTGGTCCGTCTTTTCACAACTTAAACCCACCCTTAATCTACTTTATTAAGTCAAAAATTGGATTTAGTTAAAATTAGGGTTGTTTTGTGATAAGAAGTTTATAACTTAcaatcttttttaatttaatcattCTAATCAAAACATTTCTcctaattttgataaataataaatttgccATACGATCAcagaaaaagaatataaataaaaataacatgaatctaaatttttataagaatgaCTTATAATCACATAATAGAAGGAATCGAAATCCGACTaaaataagttttgattttcatgaatttatgtaaaataaaaatatgttataattggaaaattttatataataatacaaaattaaaaataaaattaaaaagcatGGGGAATGGGAATCTCATTGACTAGAATCTTCTTTTTACGAATACTACAAAGGCATGTTTCTATTCCCTCATAAAAAGAAGGAATTTTGGGTCATTTTCTATTCGCATTTCCAATTAAAGTgctgaaaattttccaaaaccccaaaaaaaaaaaaaaaatgaatctcaCTGCCATCTCTCattggtttttgtgttttttaatattaatatttttgaaaagaatgtCATTTTATCTATACAAAACTGAGCTTTTGTActttcactcatttttttttaataataataatatttttttggatttaatttaagattaaaaaattcatgGGGTGCAGTAAAATATATGGTTAGAGATCATGGGCAACATGTGATATTTTAGAAattcaataagaaaaaataaaataaaataaaggctgttttattttatttttttactgtATTTGAAAGAAAGGCTTCAACATTCTTTTGGGAAGTAGTGTTGTACCATTTCGCTCTCTGACCATCTTTCTCTATCTCTACTTCTATgcagaatttaaaaataattatttaaaaaaaaatgtttttttttatatttttataaaatatataaaaataaaacctaacTTAAAAAAACGAATTATACATAGATATAAATCCTATTAAGacttaaaaaaatcaatgtaaCATAGTGATTTTTGGATTgaagagaggaaaatgaaaCATAATGAGAAGTAtttgaaaggttttttttttttttttttcataaattaaataaaattataaaaattatttcacaaaggttttttttttctttacttttgacTTGAGttgacaattatttttctataaaatatttttcaattaaagtatcattacctttttaaaaaatacaaccCAAATATTTTTGTATCAAAACTCTTCTTAGCAAGTACAAGAACAGACTATGGGACTTTATTGATTGCATAAGCTGTGGAGTGATTGGAGTGACACATGAAAATTGCATTGCAAAAGTCTTGGGGTGTAAATTCTCAAGAATTTTGAGCAGATGTATTATCATCATTTACACCAATTTTCTCTAGCGGATGATTCTCAATTTAGTGAAAATCGAAAATAGatgttattttttcttacaTAATAGACGACTTTTCTACATCACACTTTCGTTCCTTTCTAATCTTCCACCTTTATGGCATAATATTCGATTCAACTAGTCTTGTCAATATGttttttctcttattatttttatctctttttatgTTTATCTATGTAGAAGGAATCTTAATCTATACTTGCAATCGACTTTTATTCTAACTTTAGTGATCATAAAAGATTTACTAAGAATGAACTATTCTCAGTTCACAAATAATGACTTGTGGCCTAGAGGCTTAACTTATTTAAAgggtctttttttcttttctttttgattgaatttttgtGGTCATTTGTATTAGTATCTAGATTTTCGATACATCATAAATgtactttttttatattaggaAAGGGTTTAATGATCttttaaactaaattaatacaatataGTAATAAAGAATCGATTTATAATTAGAAAATGATCACTTGTAAACTCATATGTCAACCCTAATTCGATCTCGAAAGCCTTAACCTATGACACATTTTCGATGTATATTAAAAAGTTGAGACATGAAAAAttttactatctcaaattttaaaataattttaaagaacgTGAGTAAGTTATAACACttagttttaatattatatccaatcaagttgaattcattctttttattatatccatcaatttcaaaaaaaaaaaaatttaaataactaTAATAGACAAGATGCCAtgcatcaaaataataataataataacttgaTTAACTCTTTTTAACCTTCCATCTTTTTAAATTATACGTGGATGATAGTCCCAAACATGCTCATTCCTTGAAACTTCAGATTTAGAATCCATCAGAAGTTTTCAAACGAAAATATAATTACATGGCCAAAATTCAAGATTCTAAGGATCTAAAACCTTAATTTAAGGATAATTTCCCAAATAGGAAACCAAGATTTGAATGGCCACCAAGATCACTGTAATTACCCAAAACTTGAGGGAGGCAAGTCAAATTTTCCCAATGATCTTTTCAAAACTACCCCTACTTCCTTATAAATTTATCTTCAAGAGCCCtcgttctctctctctctctctctctccaattTTATCTTCTCTCtcctttgattttctttgtatttctatatatttttggtTTGGGGTTAAAGCGGTTCGGGCAAAAGGGAAGTGATGACAGCTCCAAACATGGCTACGATCACTGCGTCCTTGGAGAGATCTCTCCAAAACTGTTCGCTAAATCACAGCAGCAGTAACAGCGGTGAAGGCTCAGGTGTTGAAGATGGCATAGGCATATCATCAACCTCTGATGACGCTTCGCCGGAGAATCTCTCCCACTCCGACACCACCTTGGAGCTCAATTCCCAAATGTCTCTCCCTTACCATTGGGAACAATGCCTCGATTTAAAGGTAAGGAAAATGcccttttcttttgattttttcttctttccttttcattaTGCCACTTCATTTAATGCAACATCATAAGTATTATACCTCACTAGATCTTGCATTTTTGTAAGTACTCCATTCCGTCTCTCTTTTGTTAAAGCATTTGATGCTTTTGGTCTTTAATGGCCTCGCTCTATAAAAGAAATAAGTCCTTTTTTGGGTTggtttcatcttttttttcctgttttctttctttccaaacaaaaggagagaaaaaaaaggaaaagcaaaAGCTTTTCTGGGTTTGACCATATGATgtttttttgaatgaaaaagaaaaccctTTCTGTGTTTTGATCATCTCAAGCCCTTCTACAATGGGTGCGTTTTTGTTTTCGATCTTCATCAACAAATGCCAAAGATTTTTGCTTTTCCCTTTTCTGGGGTTTCGTCTTCTCAAACTCGTCTCCAATAGGGTtaccttttttctttccaatctTCGTCAGAAATATCGAAGATTCCTGCAAAACCCTTTCTGGGTTTTGATCATCTCACCCTCCTCTCCAATGGGTTCtcagaaatataaaaaatttctactCTCTGCGATTTTCTCTTGTGTTAGTGTCCTGGTTCATGTTGCAGACGGGAGAAATCTACTACATAAACTGGATAAACGGCAAGAAAGCCAAGGAAGACCCTCGAACAATGGCGGACTACAGCGGCGGCGGAGGAGAGCTCGACTACTCAGAGGACGACAGCTCCTACGACAGCGAGGGCTCATCATCAGGATCACCCCCATCGTCCTCGAGAGACCAACACCACCCCCACCATCACTACAGAGTGGTGGAGAAAGACCACGTCCTCGTCGTGGCCGGCTGCAAGAGTTGCCTCATGTATTTCATGGTGCCCAAACAGGTGGAAGACTGCCCCAAATGCGCCGGCCAGCTCCTCCACTTCGACCGCTCTGAACCTGCAAATGCCTCTCCATAAACACACTTCCTTCCCCCTCCCCCATtatttttcctccattttcttctcTCCATTGTGGTTTAGGAAattcattgttgatggaaatgCGACAAATGGATCTGTGACTTCACtcctgtttttcctttttttttttcttgtctg contains these protein-coding regions:
- the LOC100247256 gene encoding protein CURLY FLAG LEAF 1, encoding MTAPNMATITASLERSLQNCSLNHSSSNSGEGSGVEDGIGISSTSDDASPENLSHSDTTLELNSQMSLPYHWEQCLDLKTGEIYYINWINGKKAKEDPRTMADYSGGGGELDYSEDDSSYDSEGSSSGSPPSSSRDQHHPHHHYRVVEKDHVLVVAGCKSCLMYFMVPKQVEDCPKCAGQLLHFDRSEPANASP